In a genomic window of [Empedobacter] haloabium:
- a CDS encoding GAF domain-containing protein encodes MTFHLSDTTYGTDTPQAKQAMYADLRSQLAGLVHGETDWIANTANFSSLVFNTMPGLNWAGFYFLKTQDELVLGPFQGKPACIRIKRGRGVCGTTVEKGEAIVVADVHAFPGHIACDVNSRSELVVPVFSKGEIIGVFDLDSPLPNRFDQVDAEGIGSLVKILEQTLEA; translated from the coding sequence ATGACTTTCCATCTCAGCGACACCACCTACGGCACCGACACGCCGCAAGCCAAACAAGCCATGTATGCCGACCTGCGCTCGCAGCTGGCGGGCCTCGTGCACGGCGAAACCGACTGGATCGCCAACACGGCCAATTTCAGCTCCCTCGTGTTCAACACGATGCCGGGCCTGAACTGGGCCGGCTTCTACTTCCTGAAAACGCAGGACGAACTGGTGCTGGGCCCGTTCCAGGGCAAGCCGGCCTGCATCCGCATCAAGCGCGGCCGCGGCGTGTGCGGCACGACGGTGGAAAAAGGCGAGGCGATCGTCGTCGCGGACGTGCATGCCTTCCCTGGCCATATCGCCTGCGACGTCAACTCGCGCTCGGAGCTGGTGGTGCCGGTGTTCTCGAAGGGCGAGATCATCGGCGTGTTCGACCTGGACAGCCCGCTGCCGAACCGCTTCGACCAGGTGGACGCCGAAGGCATCGGGTCGCTGGTGAAGATCCTCGAGCAGACCCTCGAGGCTTGA